A region from the Pelobates fuscus isolate aPelFus1 chromosome 1, aPelFus1.pri, whole genome shotgun sequence genome encodes:
- the LOC134587118 gene encoding uncharacterized protein C3orf38 homolog, with product MYVYDPVRFGLSPREREGIIELLGLMNPIDLNKLARTISGSKRVRKGTAIGLILKRTRNAEQLLKRKKVSHEVIFQYLWQKNVCVPETYKKPDLINNVLMLWGIQIEQ from the exons ATGTATGTCTACGATCCTGTGAGGTTCGGACTCAGCCCCCGGGAGAGAGAGGGGATCATAGAGTTGCTGGGATTAATGAATCCTATTGACCTGAATAAACTAGCAAGAACTATCTCCGGGTCTAAGAGAGTGCGCAAGGGGACAG cTATTGGTTTAATATTAAAGCGGACTAGAAATGCAGAGCAGCTTTTGAAGAGGAAAAAAGTTTCCCATGAAGTTATTTTTCAATATCTTTGGCAGAAAAATGTTTGTGTGCCAGAAACTTATAAAAAGCCTGATTTGATCAACAATGTACTAATGCTGTGGGGGATTCAA